The following are from one region of the Mercenaria mercenaria strain notata unplaced genomic scaffold, MADL_Memer_1 contig_1018, whole genome shotgun sequence genome:
- the LOC128551363 gene encoding uncharacterized protein LOC128551363 translates to MNSVILQKLRVYCNKKQTNWAQLLSSIMMSYRVSPAVDSTGYSPYYIMFGRECRLPLDTALIPTTTAGTTHEQHLRHIIKNQTVCRELVRENKKYYDKKAKTSNFNVHDNVWRYNPRTEPGLSPKLTQRWTGPFYIAEKNSVKSIIDSEKYKTIKSVVHANRFKPYFNPALRPTNITEALRGQNVVELQTEEDEDRQENISQDNMATDSHSPGSEANMDS, encoded by the coding sequence ATGAACTCCGTGATTCTGCAAAAGCTCAGGGTGTACTGCAACAAGAAACAGACAAATTGGGCTCAGCTTCTATCCAGCATCATGATGAGTTACAGAGTCAGTCCAGCAGTTGATTCCACAGGCTACTCACCATACTACATAATGTTTGGGAGAGAATGCAGACTACCTCTGGACACAGCCCTCATACCCACGACAACTGCAGGTACAACACACGAGCAACACCTTAGACACATCATAAAGAATCAGACAGTGTGCAGAGAGCTGGtgagagaaaataagaaatactaCGACAAGAAGGCTAAGACTTCCAACTTTAATGTCCACGACAATGTATGGCGGTATAATCCAAGGACAGAGCCAGGATTATCACCGAAATTGACGCAGCGTTGGACTGGACCATTCTACATAGCTGAAAAAAACTCAGTGAAGTCAATTATCGACtcagaaaaatacaaaactatCAAGAGTGTGGTCCATGCAAACAGATTTAAACCCTACTTCAACCCAGCACTGAGACCAACAAACATCACAGAGGCGTTAAGAGGTCAGAATGTAGTGGAGCTGCAAACTGAAGAAGATGAAGACAGACAGGAAAATATTTCCCAGGATAATATGGCAACAGATTCACACAGCCCAGGAAGTGAGGCCAACATGGATAGCTAG